A stretch of Aeromicrobium tamlense DNA encodes these proteins:
- a CDS encoding branched-chain amino acid ABC transporter permease has product MSTQAKKPRVIERGTPVHRALVGAGLVLLVASTLWLGGLAPFEIGQVTRVMIFAIAIAGLNLATGYVGLLSVGHSAFFGIGAYTTGILMVKEGWEGWATIPVAFAISLVVGLLVGLPALRIRGLYLAMVTLAFAVAFPELVARFSGLTGGASGMTIPRTAMRPPEWTGLGLGEKYVWLFWLSVAVMAITFYVCWCLTRSRYGMAMSAVRQNEIAASASGVDIAVVKVASFGLSGAITGAAGSLFALYMGSLYAEGSFTLMAGITLLIGLVIGGERTVLGPIAGGLAVVYVPYYTADIGSGQSSAVLFALVLLFVIFVAPAGIVGSLAQLIRRRVVVRDPRPVVATDAASAVPETTPQPEHQLDRTSTPIERSRT; this is encoded by the coding sequence GTGAGCACCCAAGCCAAGAAGCCCCGCGTCATCGAGCGCGGGACGCCCGTCCACCGCGCGCTCGTCGGCGCCGGGCTGGTCCTGCTGGTCGCCTCGACCCTGTGGCTCGGCGGCCTCGCGCCGTTCGAGATCGGCCAGGTCACCCGCGTCATGATCTTCGCGATCGCGATCGCCGGCCTGAACCTCGCGACCGGCTACGTCGGCCTGCTGTCGGTGGGTCACTCGGCCTTCTTCGGCATCGGCGCCTACACGACCGGCATCCTCATGGTGAAGGAGGGCTGGGAGGGCTGGGCGACCATCCCCGTGGCCTTCGCGATCAGCCTCGTCGTCGGCCTGCTGGTCGGCCTGCCGGCCCTGCGGATCCGCGGCCTGTACCTGGCGATGGTCACGCTGGCCTTCGCCGTCGCGTTCCCCGAGCTCGTGGCCCGCTTCTCCGGGCTGACCGGCGGCGCGAGCGGCATGACCATCCCGCGCACCGCGATGCGGCCGCCGGAGTGGACGGGACTCGGCCTGGGCGAGAAGTACGTCTGGCTCTTCTGGCTCTCCGTCGCGGTCATGGCCATCACCTTCTACGTGTGCTGGTGCCTGACGCGCAGCCGCTACGGCATGGCGATGTCGGCGGTGCGCCAGAACGAGATCGCCGCCTCGGCGTCCGGCGTCGACATCGCCGTCGTCAAGGTCGCGAGCTTCGGCCTCTCGGGCGCGATCACCGGTGCCGCCGGCTCGCTGTTCGCCCTCTACATGGGCAGCCTCTACGCCGAGGGCTCCTTCACCCTGATGGCGGGCATCACGCTGCTGATCGGCCTGGTCATCGGCGGTGAGCGGACCGTCCTCGGGCCGATCGCCGGCGGTCTCGCCGTGGTCTACGTGCCGTACTACACGGCCGACATCGGCAGCGGGCAGTCGTCGGCGGTGCTGTTCGCCCTCGTCCTGCTGTTCGTCATCTTCGTGGCCCCCGCCGGCATCGTCGGCTCGCTGGCCCAACTGATTCGACGCCGTGTCGTCGTCCGGGACCCGCGCCCGGTCGTCGCCACCGACGCGGCGTCCGCGGTGCCGGAAACGACCCCGCAGCCCGAGCACCAGCTCGACCGCACCTCCACCCCCATCGAAAGGTCCCGAACATGA
- a CDS encoding branched-chain amino acid ABC transporter permease — MDILLSRVFAGATSGSVYILIALCLVIVFRSSSTINFAQGEFALFTAYITWWLTERGLNPWVAIIPAILIGFAMGALAERWLIRPVARRDETAVLIVALALFTGLNGLDGWIWGSDDKVFPRMLPSGENDFVEIAGARLYYDSMAIWAITAAIVFGLYLFFTYTSMGLQMRAVATNRQSAALSGVRVGRVLTLSWGLSSAISAFAGALLIPMVPPGQLGLTGMFHVLIFATAAALLGGLDSVKGAVVGGLGLGIGLALVNGYATFLGGSMSLTVALVVIVVILLVRPTGLFGARRLERV, encoded by the coding sequence ATGGACATCCTGCTTTCCCGCGTCTTCGCGGGCGCCACGAGCGGCTCGGTCTACATCCTGATCGCGCTGTGCCTCGTCATCGTCTTCCGCAGCTCGTCGACGATCAACTTCGCCCAGGGCGAGTTCGCGCTGTTCACCGCCTACATCACGTGGTGGCTGACCGAGCGCGGCCTCAACCCGTGGGTCGCCATCATCCCGGCCATCCTCATCGGCTTCGCGATGGGCGCCCTCGCCGAGCGCTGGCTCATCAGGCCGGTGGCCAGACGCGACGAGACAGCCGTCCTGATCGTGGCCCTGGCGCTGTTCACCGGCCTGAACGGTCTTGACGGCTGGATCTGGGGATCGGACGACAAGGTCTTCCCGCGGATGCTGCCCAGCGGCGAGAACGACTTCGTCGAGATCGCCGGCGCCCGCCTCTACTACGACTCGATGGCGATCTGGGCCATCACGGCCGCCATCGTGTTCGGCCTCTACCTGTTCTTCACCTACACGAGCATGGGCCTGCAGATGCGGGCCGTGGCCACCAACCGGCAGTCGGCGGCGCTCTCGGGCGTCCGCGTCGGCCGGGTGCTGACCCTCTCGTGGGGCCTGTCGAGCGCGATCTCCGCCTTCGCCGGCGCCCTGCTCATCCCGATGGTCCCACCGGGCCAGCTGGGCCTCACCGGCATGTTCCACGTCCTGATCTTCGCGACGGCCGCCGCCCTGCTGGGCGGACTGGACAGCGTGAAGGGTGCCGTCGTGGGCGGTCTGGGGCTGGGCATCGGCCTGGCACTGGTGAACGGGTACGCGACGTTCCTGGGCGGCTCGATGTCGCTCACCGTCGCCCTCGTCGTGATCGTGGTCATCCTGCTGGTTCGCCCCACCGGACTGTTCGGGGCCCGACGTCTGGAGCGTGTGTGA
- a CDS encoding ABC transporter ATP-binding protein: MLQVSDVVLRFGGVTALDRVGFEVADGEICGLIGPNGAGKTSLFNCVTRVYQPAEGTIRYGDVDVLGLRRHQVIRAGVARTFQNLALWPEMTVLQNTVVGAHGVQTPHLLPSLVGWPGSRKATKQVERDAWALLERLDLTEVAHLPAAGLPFGTLKRVELARALISRPSLLLLDEPAGGLTHSEVSELGDLIRSLRDEFGFSVLLVEHHMGLVMGVCDHVVAMDFGRTIADGRPAEVQRHPEVVAAYLGRSA, translated from the coding sequence ATGCTTCAGGTTTCGGACGTCGTTCTCCGCTTCGGCGGAGTGACCGCGCTCGACCGGGTGGGATTCGAGGTCGCGGACGGTGAGATCTGCGGACTCATCGGCCCGAACGGCGCGGGCAAGACCTCGCTGTTCAACTGCGTCACCCGCGTCTACCAGCCCGCCGAGGGCACGATCCGCTACGGCGACGTCGACGTGCTCGGTCTGCGCCGCCACCAGGTCATCCGCGCCGGTGTCGCGCGCACCTTCCAGAACCTCGCGCTGTGGCCCGAGATGACGGTCCTGCAGAACACGGTCGTCGGCGCCCACGGCGTGCAGACGCCCCACCTGCTGCCGTCGCTCGTCGGCTGGCCCGGGTCGCGCAAGGCGACCAAGCAGGTCGAGCGCGACGCCTGGGCCCTGCTCGAGCGCCTCGACCTCACCGAGGTCGCCCACCTGCCCGCCGCGGGCCTGCCCTTCGGCACCCTCAAGCGCGTCGAGCTGGCCCGCGCCCTCATCAGCCGCCCGTCGCTGCTGCTGCTCGACGAGCCCGCCGGCGGACTCACCCATTCGGAGGTCTCCGAGCTCGGTGACCTGATCCGTTCGCTGCGGGACGAGTTCGGCTTCAGCGTGCTGCTCGTCGAGCACCACATGGGCCTGGTCATGGGCGTGTGCGACCACGTCGTCGCGATGGACTTCGGCCGCACGATCGCCGACGGCCGTCCCGCCGAGGTGCAGCGGCACCCCGAGGTCGTCGCCGCCTACCTGGGGAGGTCCGCATGA
- a CDS encoding ABC transporter ATP-binding protein — protein sequence MTALLEATGLTAGYGGATVLRDVSVHVDEHEAVVVLGANGAGKSTLLSVLSGQLPYQGSLKIDGREVAKARPDTILAQGVSLVPQGRGTLTAMSVLDNLRVGAVTRKDRMAVEDDIERWFSVFPRLAERSDQVAGTLSGGEQQMLAIARALMSRPRLLMCDEVSLGLAPVIVQGLFDTLRDINRDSGTALLMVEQNAELAMDIASRVYLLEVGEVSASGSAEEFRADDSIRAAYLGY from the coding sequence ATGACCGCGCTGCTCGAGGCCACGGGCCTCACCGCCGGCTACGGCGGTGCCACCGTCCTGCGCGACGTCTCGGTGCACGTCGACGAGCACGAGGCCGTCGTCGTCCTGGGCGCGAACGGCGCCGGCAAGTCCACGCTGCTGAGCGTGCTGTCGGGCCAGCTGCCCTACCAGGGCTCGCTCAAGATCGACGGCCGCGAGGTCGCCAAGGCCCGCCCCGACACGATCCTGGCGCAGGGCGTCAGCCTCGTGCCGCAGGGACGCGGCACGCTGACCGCGATGTCCGTGCTGGACAACCTGCGCGTCGGCGCGGTCACCCGCAAGGACCGCATGGCCGTCGAGGACGACATCGAGCGCTGGTTCTCGGTGTTCCCGCGCCTGGCCGAGCGCAGCGATCAGGTGGCCGGCACCCTGTCGGGCGGCGAGCAGCAGATGCTCGCGATCGCCCGGGCGCTCATGAGCCGCCCCCGCCTGCTGATGTGCGACGAGGTCAGCCTCGGTCTCGCGCCGGTGATCGTGCAGGGCCTGTTCGACACGCTGCGCGACATCAACCGCGACTCGGGCACCGCCCTGCTGATGGTCGAGCAGAACGCCGAGCTGGCGATGGACATCGCCTCGCGGGTGTACCTGCTCGAGGTCGGCGAGGTCTCCGCCAGCGGGTCCGCGGAGGAGTTCCGCGCGGACGACAGCATCCGAGCCGCCTACCTGGGCTACTGA